In Pseudothermotoga hypogea DSM 11164 = NBRC 106472, the following are encoded in one genomic region:
- a CDS encoding FliH/SctL family protein, with product MIIKKKQLLIDAPCIIGRKERQSNDSNNAFDPATVARILEEAKAKADEILRQAEAEAFKLLNEAKEKRQKMIQEMELERQQFKKHLGELSQRLNILMSNFQKQLEDEREEIFKELIDVLRILIEKIAFKSLDEVDFRQKMNRIFAKLSEVKNAKVILSEKDAESFPEILKQCEEMGFEVVRSSSLKPGEVLVDTELGVLNGTKRAAVMLVEKLIEEVFGPVGTSEVSQTVQRETQQH from the coding sequence ATGATCATCAAGAAGAAACAGCTCCTCATAGATGCTCCCTGTATCATTGGAAGGAAAGAACGGCAGAGCAACGATTCAAACAACGCGTTCGATCCCGCGACTGTGGCAAGAATATTGGAAGAAGCTAAGGCTAAGGCCGACGAGATTCTTCGCCAGGCTGAAGCCGAAGCGTTCAAGCTGTTGAACGAAGCGAAAGAGAAGAGACAGAAGATGATCCAGGAGATGGAACTCGAGAGACAGCAGTTTAAAAAACATTTAGGAGAACTTTCTCAGCGGCTCAACATCTTAATGTCGAACTTTCAAAAGCAGCTTGAAGACGAGAGGGAAGAAATATTCAAAGAGCTGATCGATGTGCTGAGAATCCTGATAGAAAAGATCGCTTTCAAGTCTCTCGACGAGGTTGATTTCCGACAGAAGATGAACAGGATTTTTGCGAAATTATCCGAGGTCAAAAACGCCAAAGTGATACTCAGTGAAAAAGACGCAGAGAGTTTTCCAGAAATTCTGAAGCAGTGCGAAGAAATGGGTTTCGAGGTCGTTCGATCCTCATCTTTGAAACCAGGAGAGGTGCTCGTAGATACGGAACTTGGAGTCCTCAATGGAACCAAAAGGGCAGCCGTCATGTTAGTGGAGAAGCTGATAGAGGAGGTCTTTGGCCCTGTCGGAACCAGCGAAGTTTCTCAGACAGTTCAAAGAGAAACTCAACAGCACTGA